Proteins found in one Candidatus Acidulodesulfobacterium acidiphilum genomic segment:
- a CDS encoding DUF167 domain-containing protein — MSVAVKTGSKIEGYEILDDGTLKISIKERPVENKANEAVIRKIAEIYDTPKNKITIKTGLKSKNKIVAIND; from the coding sequence ATTTCGGTTGCGGTAAAAACAGGTTCAAAAATCGAAGGCTATGAAATATTAGACGACGGAACGCTGAAAATTTCAATAAAGGAACGTCCGGTAGAGAATAAAGCAAACGAAGCGGTCATAAGAAAAATCGCCGAAATTTACGACACGCCTAAAAACAAAATTACCATAAAAACAGGTTTAAAATCTAAAAATAAAATAGTTGCAATAAACGATTGA